The Megalobrama amblycephala isolate DHTTF-2021 linkage group LG1, ASM1881202v1, whole genome shotgun sequence genome segment aataacagtaaataatgtataattacatgcaactaaccctcaaccaaaccctaatcctactTAATCTTGCcctagttaattaatattagaGTAAACCCAACttaataattacactgtaacaatgacacattaaaataaagtcaaaataaaataaaacaaaaatattgtttacaTCTGATTAATGTAATTGAGCTAAAACTTTGCATCACCGCGGATCTAACACAGCGCGTCGCTGtttcgctggtgtttctgatggAGTCACAGCGCCTCCTTCAGGACACAAACAGCAGCACATgattcaaaagtgaaagtgaaagtagtTCTGACGTTTTGTTAAAGTTCTCTTCTGACGTTACAAATTTCACCTCGACTATAGTGTGCTTCTCAGCAAGATGTCCTGTTTGAGTGCACATTATGTATGCACATGGGCTTCATCCAATATACttctctttatatatatatatatatatatatatatatatatatatatatatatatatatatatatacatatatatatatatttgtatttttaagcaGGAAATGATTAAAACAATCGGGCCTGACTCAGTATAAAACTGTTTTTCAGTAGGTTGCTGCTCTGCAGAACATAAATaccacacacacaacaaaactCCAAGACAAGACAACGAAAAACACACAAGCCAAGAGAAAGAGCATTAGGGGGAGGCCATGGAGCCACCTCAGTGGTCACAAATGTACCTGTCCATTAGATGGcaagaaaatgttattttaaatagtctTATTTATAACGTCTTTTACCTCCTGGAAATGTGTAAATTGCTCTGGATGTATGTAGAACTGGAACTGTTTGTTTCTGATGTTTACACTGTAACAATAGTAAATGCTATATAGTAGTAAGTAGTAAGATTCTAACCATTGTCAAGGCGATGGTCCTGTGATATGGGGGTGGGGCTAGGAGGTTCCTGAGGCTCCACCCTCTTTCTGGGAGCGGGTTTGGGAGGTTCTTGGATGTCTATGTCTGATGAGGTGGAGAGATGTTCATCATTCACCCCGTCTCTTTCCATTTCACTTCTGTCTCCGTCTGTCTCACTTCTGTATCCATCTGTCTCACTTCTGTCTCCATCTGTCTCAGCAGTATCTGCAGGCCGGTTGTGTTCAGAAGCAGCTTTGCAGTGATAACTGCACTGCAGTAAACCCGTCTCACTGTCAACTGTAAAAGAGATCGGCAGCAGAGCGCGATGGCAGCGACTGCATCTGAAACACAATGTAAGAGGATCAGGTCTatcagagtgtgtatgtgtgtgtgagagtgagtgtctgtgtgtgtgtgttacctgaAGCAGGCACGGTGATACAGGCGTCCCTTCACCAAAACCCTCTCAATGAGATGAACACGTTTGTGACAGACACTACAGACTCTTTTATCTGAAGATCTGCTCATATCTGATGTGAACTGAGGGAATGAGAGAGAGATTAATTGTTAGACAGTTAGACATACAGACACAagcagatggacagacagacaaagagacagacaaacagacagatggagagacggagagacagacggacagacggacagacagacagacggagagacagacagacagacggagagaaaagacagacagatgcatggacagacaggcagatggaaagatagacagactgacggacagatagacaggCTGGCACATACCTGAGTGTGTTTCTGTTCTTGTGTTCTGATACTGCTGGCTTCAGCCTCCACACAATTCTTCAGACTGTCTGATCAGATCCAGAGATTATCAATAAATTAAAGTCACAAATTTCAGCTCTAGTGAATCATGATGGACACGTGAGATCTTCAATAGTTAACTCTAACTAACTAATAGTTAACTGTAACATTAGTAACTGTTATACAGTAACTCAGGAGTGAAGATTCTAACCATTCTCAGGGCGATGGTCCTGTGATCTGGGGGTGGGGCTAGGAGGTTCCTGAGGCTCCGCCCTCTTTCTGGGAGACAGACAGGCATATACCGGAGTGTGTGTCTGTTCTTGTGTTCTGGTATTGCTGGGTTCAGCCTCCACACAATTCTTCAGACTGTCTGATCAGATCCAGatattatcaatacattaaaatcACAAATTTCAGCTCTAGTGAATGATGAACACATGAGATCTTTAGTAGTTAACTATCCTGATCCATACCATGAGATTTTCCATTGAAGACACAGTAGAGCTGTGAGACATAAGTGACGATGGACAGAAGATCCGGCTCTtcctcacacaacagctcaTCCGGATCCAGCAGAGCAGGAATTCCAAGCTCACGCTCCGCAACATCAAACGCCTGATGATGACGAGATATAAAGGACATGAGATGGACAAACTACTCAACCAGAACATTTAACACAGGTACAATAATCACAGGTAGTTTATCTGGAGCAAAAAAATTGAGATCTAACGTCGGcggcgtctgtgtccaaagtaggcctgacacaccaaaccgacgcttgacagccgacggccaagtagcacgtcagttctgcacctgcgtgagatgaaatgcctttccgaaccagcaggtggcagtatctgaacagccaatcagaatgatcagatggcccgacggaccgacgagctccgacgtcgattcaacatgttgaatcggccgaaaaaaaggcaacgaggaccaactttcagccgacggtgtggaacacactgagaaaacttaatcggccgacgaacaaaaactgccagacGGCCGaacgtcggcttggtgtgttcctgccttaagatgGTTTACTGGCATTTCTAAGGAAAAAGCTTCCATATGAAGCTGCAACACCTTCAGCTCCAGAAACTAAAGTCCAGCTGAACTCAGAAACTCACCAGACGCATGTTCTTGTAGACGTTGTGTTTGGACAGAGAGTGAAAATCACTGCAGAAAGAAACAAACAGAGCTGAAGACATCAGACACATGCTGAACACATCTGGTTATGAAAAGAAACTGACATGAGAGGTTTTTAAACAGGCCAGAAAACACTACTGATATGTACATTTTCCTTATCTAGAGCAAAAGTTGGGGCAGAAGGGAGTgtaagcatatatatatatatatatacataggtAAAATGTGCAACTTCCAtaatatttaatgattttacatGATAAATTTGACACTCACATTTGTGAAATTTGATACagtttaatttcattatttcattctgcttcaataataaatcatttattaaatttgTTTACTAAGCTGACAGTATTAGGAAAAAAACAAATCCTTTTATAGTGTGGCAACTAACAAGTTACCATAAAATACTATATGGTAAATGTTCACATGTTAAAAAACCCTTATATTATTATCAGATTATACCATGGCACTGAACAATTACTGTATAATACATGGTACTTTATAAGTGGTGccatattagcttatatattatatagattagcttatttaattttttttaactcatgACTCTGTTAATTCTTACAGTAAATCATAAACTCACGACTAAGTGAATCAGTGATGATTCTTACAGTAAATCATATTAAACTCATGATTTGAATCAGTTCTTATAGTAGATCATAAACTCATGACTCAGTTACAGTAGATCGAAATAAACTCCTGATTCTTACAGTACTGTTAGCTCGGGTCTGTGTTTGTGGATGATCGCACAGAAAACCAGTCCATCTGTGAATGAGGAGCTCATGTCTGTGAACTGAACACTAGAGTAACCTTCACAAACATCTCCACACCAGTCCTGAAGAGCTTTCAGTGAACACATGACTGGATATACTTGAGACAGTCCGGTTAAAGCATCATTGACGCGAGGACGCGCTCTTCAAACCGGAATAGACACCGGTCAAAAAAGGGAATCGATCAATCATGTCGCTGTTCAACGGTTTCAAGTTTACATTCCAGTTCCGTTCTTTTCACACATCTGCAAAAACtttatcttttataaatgtataggcTGCTCCACCAGAACTCAACCCCAGGATCCGCGTTTCTGTTTTCAGTGTCGCGGTCCGTCAATCTGTTTCTCCGGTTTAACCTGTAGTTTTTTTATTAGATCAAACCGAACAATGATCGCGTTCACAGAagcaaataaacactgtatGCATACAGATCCAAAAACCTGCgctgtaaatccaacagatgagATTTTATTCCCATAAAATACTCCAAAAGAAACACATCAGGACATGTCTGAAAACAAAATTATCTAACACACTGCTGCACGAGGTTTAAGTCTGAAAAGGTAAAACAGTTCCTTTCAGGTTGTGGCAGAGCAAAAAActcgagaaaaaaaaacacacacacacacacacacacacacacacacacacacacacacacacacacacacacttctgtgtGTGCTTCTGATGCAGTGTTTACAGACGTCACAACGCCACCTGCTGGATCAGATCAGACACAACAGGAAATAGAGAGAGATTCACAAATCACAAATATTAAAGCAGAATTTACAGCAAATATCTAACATTCTAATCTATTAACCCAATTAACCCAGTGTTGCTGCTGCTCAAACATTAGAGATCATCGAGGCTATTATAACAATGCCAGAGTCTTCATGAATTAACTGGAATTTAAAGACCTTAATGCAGTGAAACAGAGATCAGAGCTCAACAAACTGCAGCACATGATTCAGTTCACAGCTGTTAAAAGTgaaagaaaaataacaatttgtACAAACTCACTTCTGATGGAAAGTGTCTTTGAGCAAAGGGATAAACTTGAAATGGATTAAGCCAGTAAAgagcatgaaaacaaacatagGCAGGTTTGCACAGGGTGTCAAAACACTTAAAATACTGACTGTCACGGGGCAGATCAAAACATGTAATCATGCATGACCATTGTCTAAAACAACAAGGCAGCAGATGAGGAACTAGAAATAACGATACAGATACATATCCCCCCATCAATGCCAGTCATGTTTGATTTGATGATTGTTTGGAGCGTTTCTCGATGTTTCTGATGCACTATTAGGCTATACTGTTTTCCCAGAGTCACTCACCTGAGCTCTCCAGCGAACCAGCAAAGAATCTCACATAATTCAACTACAAAATGCATGATTTAGGctattatttcatatattatttcatattttaagtgTTGAATAGCTCTGATATCACGATCTGTAATAAAATTGCACGTCAGCAAAACAAGTGAAGACATCACGCCAAAATACTGGGATTTCCGCactattaacccttaaatgcataccttgggtctttagtgacccgggacgtcattcagtaccctcctcctcgttcattttttaaagttagacatcaactgtcttggtattcctcaatcaattcattataaagaatataacaagaaaaaaatcatgaaattataaaagaatacctatttttgaattcattttttgtaaaaattgtattggatcgctaacgacccgaggtgagTATCAGTGTAGgcatattttttctgcacaacaataattgaatcttagatgacagaataagtgcaattcacctttattccacaaggtggcaatgtctgatacacaatgatgaagtgacgattcatttagacagaaaacgaaataataagagatAGTGATGTCCGGTTCGCGAACGAATCGTTCTTTTTAACCggttcttttcagtgaaccggtcgaaccagttcaccaaatcgGTCTGAATCATTCCAAACAGTTCGCATCTCCAGTTAGCAAACACGAATCCACAAAttactaaagttattcactTTTTGACGTGCCTGACATTACCTCTCGAAATAAACCAACATCCCAGAGTTATTCAGTTAATCCAACAGTACACTGACTTAACCTGCTGTGAAGAgagaactgatgatgatgaGCACGAGCAGCAGAGCAGCTTATACGAGTGCGCGTGCGCGGCGCACACGAACGATCATACACGGCCTGTCACCGTTCTCGTTCTCGAGTCAAGAACCGGTTGCAACGGTTTTCGGATCATCAGTACACGACCGAGAACCGCTTCTTTCAGACCTGTCCGATTTGACAACCGgtgagctgatgatactgcgcATGCGTGCAATTTTCCAAGAGAATGAAAAGCACGTTAGTCAATTTTTGTTGAACATCGGACagtgtgataatataaaacatactggaaatatgtttatgacttaattcaaaatacaaaaagtttattgtgcttttccaaatacaccatagcagattaatagcataaaatactgtacataataaactacatgccaacatgaacataatattttgtacaCAGATCAAACTATTGTTCAGAAATATTTcttcaaatttatttttctatattaatgttatttaaaaagcaatatagtgaaagttgtgcagttgtgctttcaagttaattttttttaaagattggaaacatttatttgtttcataaataatccatggacagcttatttaatttctaaacaaaaatatgatgtataaaaaaacaataaaacatgacataatCAAACTACAGCGAGAGCAAACAAGCGaccttttgaatcgctctcgcgaTTCTCGAATCTCAATCTCGTTCTCGAGTAGAATCGGTTGCAACGGTTTTCGGATCATCAGTAGGCCTACACAACCGAAACCGCTTCTTTCGGACGtgtccgatttgagaaccgATGAACTGATGATACTGCGCATGCGTGATTCAGCGTGTGATCTAAAGCTACAGAACAGTAACATCACAGCACCTGCTAACTAAAACAACTGATGCTATGAGAGGGCTCGAATGAGGGGCCAATCTGGCGAAAcgtaagtttatttaattacaaataaatcgtAATGTAAGAGGATCATGGTTTCTGCTCTGATGAAGActaatttattcactttataaCTGTAAAACTTTGTTTGCACATCACTGCCTGTAGCTATGTGTCATGTGTTTGGATGCTTTAGATGCTAAACTAAATTGTAAGAAACGCTTCAgattataatgttttagttGACTTATGTTATGattactgactttatatatttgaatgtgttaagtTTTTTCATCCCGGCCCGCGATAGACGACGTCATCGCGGATGACGTCATTACGTCGGAGCGTAAAAGAACCGGTGAACCGGTTTTTTCAACCGGTTTATTGAATCGAACTGTCTGAAAGAACCGGTTCGTGGAAAAgaaccgaacttcccatcactatgaaatggctcagcgatttactgcatagcaagtactgaacgcaatcaaatatgactgtaactgttactggatgaatctggtgaagctgttagcgatcgaaatattgattttgaagatgttgaaaattatatagttttgagaataggctacgtttgagatcgcgaatgggctcatattagTGACctaaaacataaaactagcccattatttgctgaatttactgggaaatgagctctgacgaggacagtgatgatggcataaaacatctgcttaAAATGAGcactttcaagcttcaaaaggtaacaaaatattatttattttattcttctgtaattgttactctaatatcagaggagttttatattatcgcgacaggtattgatccttccgtgttagatatagatttgcatcgataaagacccgaatatgtaagaatgattggcgacacagtcatgcatttaaaggTTAAAATAAGGGGagattttctcattttatttagcaaacaTTACATAACAAGTCAGCCTTTTTATATGAAGTCTCCCTATATATTCTTATAATGCAAATGTccttttttttgtataattacCATAGAactaacagtaaattatgcacaattacatgcaactaacccttaTAAccatatagtaagtacatgttgttaattaatagtaggtactcagtatttaaatatataatatataacgtTTTGAgaatagcctatatattattAAAGAACAAATGAAGGAAAACCCCAATTACTTCATTCATTAATGGATGGTTTACTGACAGACAAATACATTCGTAAAGGGTTAgttacattcattttaaatgttgaaaaataatgtttagcCTACGTCTGATTAATGTTACTGAGCTAAAACATTTCAACATGCTGATCTAGCACGGCACGTCGCTGtttcgctggtgtttctgatggAGTCACAGCGCCTCCCTCAGGAGACAAACAGCGGCACATGatttaaaagtgaaagtgaaagttgTTCCGACATTTAAGTTCTCTTCTGACGTTACACATTTCACCTTTGCTATCTAGTGTGTGTCTTTCCTACTGTTGGAGCGTAAATGGGCTTTATCCAATATACTTATTTATTTCACCTTCAGtggagatttatttatttatttatttatttatttatttagacaaacaGAATCCTGTTTTATGGAATATTCAGTTCTAATCATTGAGGACAGGCTGTTAAATTCCTAGAAAATAATGCTCACCCGA includes the following:
- the LOC125264373 gene encoding MICAL-like protein 1, giving the protein MSRSSDKRVCSVCHKRVHLIERVLVKGRLYHRACFRCSRCHRALLPISFTVDSETGLLQCSYHCKAASEHNRPADTAETDGDRSETDGYRSETDGDRSEMERDGVNDEHLSTSSDIDIQEPPKPAPRKRVEPQEPPSPTPISQDHRLDNG
- the LOC125275500 gene encoding MICAL-like protein 1, whose translation is MCSLKALQDWCGDVCEGYSSVQFTDMSSSFTDGLVFYVFSMCLMSSALFVSFCSDFHSLSKHNVYKNMRLAFDVAERELGIPALLDPDELLCEEEPDLLSIVTYVSQLYCVFNGKSHDSLKNCVEAEPSNTRTQEQTHTPVYACLSPRKRAEPQEPPSPTPRSQDHRPENDSLKNCVEAEASSIRTQEQKHTQ